Proteins encoded by one window of Macaca mulatta isolate MMU2019108-1 chromosome 10, T2T-MMU8v2.0, whole genome shotgun sequence:
- the SUSD2 gene encoding sushi domain-containing protein 2 isoform X1, producing MKPALLPWALLLLATAPGPGPGPAAGMPPRPPVPPSVCPSGCSQAWADHPLGSASVHLPSASSPPDAQDSCSMRCGALDGPCSCHPTCSGLGTCCLDFRDFCLEILPYSGSMMGGKDFVVQHFKMSSPTDTSAICRFKESIQTLGHVDSSGQVHCVSPLLYESGRVPFTVSLDNGHSFPRAGTWLAVHPNKVSMMEKSELVNETRWQYYGTADTSGNLSLTWHVEALPTQTVTIELWGYEETGMPYSQEWTAKWSYLYPLATNIPNSGSFTFTPKPAPPSYQRWRVGALRIIDSKNYAGQKDVQALWTNDHALAWHLSDDFREDPVAWARTQCQAWEELEDQLPSFLEELPDCPCTLTQARADSGRFFTDYGCDMEQGSVCTYHPGAVHCVRSVQASPRYGSGQQCCYTADGTQLLTADSSSGSTPDRGHDWGAPPFRTPPRVPGMSHWLYDVLSFYYCCLWAPDCARYMQRRPSNDCRNYRPPRLASAFGDPHFVTFDGTNFTFNGRGEYVLLEAVLTDLRVQARAQPGRMSNGTQTRGTGLTAMAVQEGNSDVVEVRLANGTRGLEVLLNQEVLSFAEQSWMDLKGMFLSVAARDTVSIMLASGAGLEVSVQGPFLSVSVLLPEKFLTHTHGLLGTLNNDPTDDFTLRSGRVLPPGSSPRELFLFGADWAVHNASSLLTYDSWFLVHNFLYQPKHDPTFEPLFAGETTLNPSQAQEAAKLCGDDHFCNFDVAATGSLSTGNATRVAHQLHQHRMRSLQPVVSCGWLAPPPNGQKEGNRYLAGSTIYFHCDNGYSLAGAETSTCQADGTWSSPTPECQPGRSYAVLLGIIFGGLSVVAAVALVYVLLRHRKGNMHIWGTQP from the exons ATGAAGCCAGCCCTCCTGCCCTGGGCCCTGCTGCTGCTGGCGACAGCCCCCGGCCCAGGCCCTGGACCCGCAGCAGGTATGCCTCCCCGCCCTCCTGTGCCcccatctgtctgtccatctggctgcagccaggcctgGGCAGACCACCCTCTGGGCTCAGCCTCTGTCCACCT GCCCTCAGCATCCTCTCCTCCAGATGCCCAAGACAGCTGCTCCATGCGCTGTGGCGCCCTGGACGGTCCGTGTTCCTGCCACCCGACGTGCTCCGGCCTTGGCACCTGCTGCTTAGATTTCCGGGACTTCTGCCTGGAGATCTTGCCCTACTCAGGCTCTATGATGGGCGGCAAGGACTTTGTGGTGCAGCACTTCAAGATGTCCAGCCCCACAGACACCAGTGCGATCTGCAG GTTTAAGGAGAGCATCCAGACCCTCGGCCATGTGGACTCCTCCGGGCAAGTGCACTGTGTGTCACCCTTGCTCTATGAGAGCGGCCGCGTCCCCTTCACCGTCTCACTGGACAACGGCCACTCCTTCCCTCGCGCGGGCACCTGGCTGGCTG TGCACCCCAACAAAGTGTCGATGATGGAAAAGAGCGAGTTGGTGAACGAGACGCGTTGGCAATACTATGGCACCGCCGACACCTCAGGCAACCTCAGCCTGACCTGGCACGTCGAGGCACTGCCCACACAGACTGTCACCATCGAGCTGTGGGGCTATGAGGAGACAG GAATGCCCTACTCACAGGAGTGGACTGCAAAGTGGTCATACTTGTACCCCCTGGCCACAAACATCCCCAACTCTGGCTCTTTCACCTTCACCCCAAAACCTGCTCCTCCCAGCTACCAGAGATGGCGAGTGGGTGCACTTCGGATCATCGACAGCAAAAATTATGCGGGGCAGAA GGACGTGCAGGCGCTCTGGACCAATGACCACGCGCTGGCCTGGCACCTGAGCGATGACTTCCGAGAGGACCCTGTGGCCTGGGCACGCACTCAGTGCCAGGCCTGGGAGGAGCTGGAGGATCAGCTGCCCAGCTTCCTAGAGGAGCTGCCGGACTGCCCCTGCACCCTGACCCAGGCCCGGGCGGACTCCGGCCGCTTCTTC ACGGACTACGGCTGTGACATGGAGCAGGGCAGTGTGTGCACCTACCACCCCGGGGCCGTGCACTGTGTGCGCTCTGTGCAGGCCAG CCCTCGGTACGGCTCGGGTCAGCAGTGCTGCTACACAGCGGACGGGACGCAGCTCCTGACGGCTGACTCCAGCAGCGGCAGCACTCCCGACCGCGGCCATGACTGGGGCGCACCCCCGTTCCGCACGCCACCCCGAGTGCCCGGCATGTCCCACTGGCTCTACGATGTCCTCAGCTTCTATTACTGCTGCCTCTGGGCACCCGACTGCGCCCGCTACATGCAACGGCGGCCCTCCAATGACTGCCGCAACTACCGGCCCCCGCGACTAG cctccgcCTTCGGAGACCCACACTTTGTGACCTTTGACGGCACCAACTTCACATTCAATGGGCGCGGAGAGTACGTGCTGCTAGAGGCAGTGCTGACTGACCTGAGGGTGCAGGCGCGGGCCCAGCCCGGGAGGATGTCCAATG GCACACAGACCCGTGGCACAGGGCTGACTGCAATGGCCGTCCAGGAGGGCAACTCAGACGTGGTGGAGGTCAGGCTGGCCAACGGGACCAGAGGTCTGGAGGTGCTGCTGAACCAGGAGGTGCTGAGCTTCGCGGAGCAGAGCTGGATGGACCTGAAGG GAATGTTCCTGTCGGTGGCTGCCAGGGACACGGTCTCCATCATGCTGGCATCAGGGGCCGGCCTGGAGGTCAGCGTGCAGGGCCCGTTCCTGAGTGTGTCCGTCCTGCTGCCTGAGAAGTTCCTCACCCACACCCACGGCCTCCTTGGAACACTGAACAATGACCCCACCGACGACTTCACCCTGCGCAGCGGGCGCGTCCTGCCCCCGGGCAGCAGTCCCCgggagctgttcctgtttgggGCTGACT GGGCCGTGCACAACGCGTCCTCCCTGCTCACCTACGACTCCTGGTTCCTGGTCCACAACTTCCTGTACCAACCCAAGCATGACCCCACCTTCGAACCCCTCTTCGCCGGTGAGACCACCCTCAACCCCAGCCAGGCACAAGAGGCAGCCAAACTATGTGGCGACGATCATTTCTGCAACTTCGATGTGGCGGCCACTGGGAGCCTGAGCACGGGCAATGCCACTCGGGTGGCCCACCAGCTGCACCAGCATCGCATGCGGAGTCTGCAGCCAG TCGTGTCCTGTGGCTGGCTGGCCCCACCTCCCAATGGACAAAAGGAGGGCAACAGGTACCTGGCGGGTTCCACCATCTACTTCCACTGTGACAACGGCTACAGCCTGGCCGGGGCAGAGACCAGCACCTGCCAGGCTGATGGCACCTGGTCCTCACCCACCCCGGAGTGCCAGCCAG GACGCAGCTACGCGGTGCTGTTGGGCATCATCTTTGGGGGCCTCTCGGTGGTGGCGGCGGTTGCGCTCGTCTATGTGCTGCTGCGACACAGGAAGGGCAACAT GCACATCTGGGGCACACAGCCCTGA
- the SUSD2 gene encoding sushi domain-containing protein 2 isoform X2: MKPALLPWALLLLATAPGPGPGPAADAQDSCSMRCGALDGPCSCHPTCSGLGTCCLDFRDFCLEILPYSGSMMGGKDFVVQHFKMSSPTDTSAICRFKESIQTLGHVDSSGQVHCVSPLLYESGRVPFTVSLDNGHSFPRAGTWLAVHPNKVSMMEKSELVNETRWQYYGTADTSGNLSLTWHVEALPTQTVTIELWGYEETGMPYSQEWTAKWSYLYPLATNIPNSGSFTFTPKPAPPSYQRWRVGALRIIDSKNYAGQKDVQALWTNDHALAWHLSDDFREDPVAWARTQCQAWEELEDQLPSFLEELPDCPCTLTQARADSGRFFTDYGCDMEQGSVCTYHPGAVHCVRSVQASPRYGSGQQCCYTADGTQLLTADSSSGSTPDRGHDWGAPPFRTPPRVPGMSHWLYDVLSFYYCCLWAPDCARYMQRRPSNDCRNYRPPRLASAFGDPHFVTFDGTNFTFNGRGEYVLLEAVLTDLRVQARAQPGRMSNGTQTRGTGLTAMAVQEGNSDVVEVRLANGTRGLEVLLNQEVLSFAEQSWMDLKGMFLSVAARDTVSIMLASGAGLEVSVQGPFLSVSVLLPEKFLTHTHGLLGTLNNDPTDDFTLRSGRVLPPGSSPRELFLFGADWAVHNASSLLTYDSWFLVHNFLYQPKHDPTFEPLFAGETTLNPSQAQEAAKLCGDDHFCNFDVAATGSLSTGNATRVAHQLHQHRMRSLQPVVSCGWLAPPPNGQKEGNRYLAGSTIYFHCDNGYSLAGAETSTCQADGTWSSPTPECQPGRSYAVLLGIIFGGLSVVAAVALVYVLLRHRKGNMHIWGTQP, from the exons ATGAAGCCAGCCCTCCTGCCCTGGGCCCTGCTGCTGCTGGCGACAGCCCCCGGCCCAGGCCCTGGACCCGCAGCAG ATGCCCAAGACAGCTGCTCCATGCGCTGTGGCGCCCTGGACGGTCCGTGTTCCTGCCACCCGACGTGCTCCGGCCTTGGCACCTGCTGCTTAGATTTCCGGGACTTCTGCCTGGAGATCTTGCCCTACTCAGGCTCTATGATGGGCGGCAAGGACTTTGTGGTGCAGCACTTCAAGATGTCCAGCCCCACAGACACCAGTGCGATCTGCAG GTTTAAGGAGAGCATCCAGACCCTCGGCCATGTGGACTCCTCCGGGCAAGTGCACTGTGTGTCACCCTTGCTCTATGAGAGCGGCCGCGTCCCCTTCACCGTCTCACTGGACAACGGCCACTCCTTCCCTCGCGCGGGCACCTGGCTGGCTG TGCACCCCAACAAAGTGTCGATGATGGAAAAGAGCGAGTTGGTGAACGAGACGCGTTGGCAATACTATGGCACCGCCGACACCTCAGGCAACCTCAGCCTGACCTGGCACGTCGAGGCACTGCCCACACAGACTGTCACCATCGAGCTGTGGGGCTATGAGGAGACAG GAATGCCCTACTCACAGGAGTGGACTGCAAAGTGGTCATACTTGTACCCCCTGGCCACAAACATCCCCAACTCTGGCTCTTTCACCTTCACCCCAAAACCTGCTCCTCCCAGCTACCAGAGATGGCGAGTGGGTGCACTTCGGATCATCGACAGCAAAAATTATGCGGGGCAGAA GGACGTGCAGGCGCTCTGGACCAATGACCACGCGCTGGCCTGGCACCTGAGCGATGACTTCCGAGAGGACCCTGTGGCCTGGGCACGCACTCAGTGCCAGGCCTGGGAGGAGCTGGAGGATCAGCTGCCCAGCTTCCTAGAGGAGCTGCCGGACTGCCCCTGCACCCTGACCCAGGCCCGGGCGGACTCCGGCCGCTTCTTC ACGGACTACGGCTGTGACATGGAGCAGGGCAGTGTGTGCACCTACCACCCCGGGGCCGTGCACTGTGTGCGCTCTGTGCAGGCCAG CCCTCGGTACGGCTCGGGTCAGCAGTGCTGCTACACAGCGGACGGGACGCAGCTCCTGACGGCTGACTCCAGCAGCGGCAGCACTCCCGACCGCGGCCATGACTGGGGCGCACCCCCGTTCCGCACGCCACCCCGAGTGCCCGGCATGTCCCACTGGCTCTACGATGTCCTCAGCTTCTATTACTGCTGCCTCTGGGCACCCGACTGCGCCCGCTACATGCAACGGCGGCCCTCCAATGACTGCCGCAACTACCGGCCCCCGCGACTAG cctccgcCTTCGGAGACCCACACTTTGTGACCTTTGACGGCACCAACTTCACATTCAATGGGCGCGGAGAGTACGTGCTGCTAGAGGCAGTGCTGACTGACCTGAGGGTGCAGGCGCGGGCCCAGCCCGGGAGGATGTCCAATG GCACACAGACCCGTGGCACAGGGCTGACTGCAATGGCCGTCCAGGAGGGCAACTCAGACGTGGTGGAGGTCAGGCTGGCCAACGGGACCAGAGGTCTGGAGGTGCTGCTGAACCAGGAGGTGCTGAGCTTCGCGGAGCAGAGCTGGATGGACCTGAAGG GAATGTTCCTGTCGGTGGCTGCCAGGGACACGGTCTCCATCATGCTGGCATCAGGGGCCGGCCTGGAGGTCAGCGTGCAGGGCCCGTTCCTGAGTGTGTCCGTCCTGCTGCCTGAGAAGTTCCTCACCCACACCCACGGCCTCCTTGGAACACTGAACAATGACCCCACCGACGACTTCACCCTGCGCAGCGGGCGCGTCCTGCCCCCGGGCAGCAGTCCCCgggagctgttcctgtttgggGCTGACT GGGCCGTGCACAACGCGTCCTCCCTGCTCACCTACGACTCCTGGTTCCTGGTCCACAACTTCCTGTACCAACCCAAGCATGACCCCACCTTCGAACCCCTCTTCGCCGGTGAGACCACCCTCAACCCCAGCCAGGCACAAGAGGCAGCCAAACTATGTGGCGACGATCATTTCTGCAACTTCGATGTGGCGGCCACTGGGAGCCTGAGCACGGGCAATGCCACTCGGGTGGCCCACCAGCTGCACCAGCATCGCATGCGGAGTCTGCAGCCAG TCGTGTCCTGTGGCTGGCTGGCCCCACCTCCCAATGGACAAAAGGAGGGCAACAGGTACCTGGCGGGTTCCACCATCTACTTCCACTGTGACAACGGCTACAGCCTGGCCGGGGCAGAGACCAGCACCTGCCAGGCTGATGGCACCTGGTCCTCACCCACCCCGGAGTGCCAGCCAG GACGCAGCTACGCGGTGCTGTTGGGCATCATCTTTGGGGGCCTCTCGGTGGTGGCGGCGGTTGCGCTCGTCTATGTGCTGCTGCGACACAGGAAGGGCAACAT GCACATCTGGGGCACACAGCCCTGA
- the SUSD2 gene encoding sushi domain-containing protein 2 isoform X3, whose product MRCGALDGPCSCHPTCSGLGTCCLDFRDFCLEILPYSGSMMGGKDFVVQHFKMSSPTDTSAICRFKESIQTLGHVDSSGQVHCVSPLLYESGRVPFTVSLDNGHSFPRAGTWLAVHPNKVSMMEKSELVNETRWQYYGTADTSGNLSLTWHVEALPTQTVTIELWGYEETGMPYSQEWTAKWSYLYPLATNIPNSGSFTFTPKPAPPSYQRWRVGALRIIDSKNYAGQKDVQALWTNDHALAWHLSDDFREDPVAWARTQCQAWEELEDQLPSFLEELPDCPCTLTQARADSGRFFTDYGCDMEQGSVCTYHPGAVHCVRSVQASPRYGSGQQCCYTADGTQLLTADSSSGSTPDRGHDWGAPPFRTPPRVPGMSHWLYDVLSFYYCCLWAPDCARYMQRRPSNDCRNYRPPRLASAFGDPHFVTFDGTNFTFNGRGEYVLLEAVLTDLRVQARAQPGRMSNGTQTRGTGLTAMAVQEGNSDVVEVRLANGTRGLEVLLNQEVLSFAEQSWMDLKGMFLSVAARDTVSIMLASGAGLEVSVQGPFLSVSVLLPEKFLTHTHGLLGTLNNDPTDDFTLRSGRVLPPGSSPRELFLFGADWAVHNASSLLTYDSWFLVHNFLYQPKHDPTFEPLFAGETTLNPSQAQEAAKLCGDDHFCNFDVAATGSLSTGNATRVAHQLHQHRMRSLQPVVSCGWLAPPPNGQKEGNRYLAGSTIYFHCDNGYSLAGAETSTCQADGTWSSPTPECQPGRSYAVLLGIIFGGLSVVAAVALVYVLLRHRKGNMHIWGTQP is encoded by the exons ATGCGCTGTGGCGCCCTGGACGGTCCGTGTTCCTGCCACCCGACGTGCTCCGGCCTTGGCACCTGCTGCTTAGATTTCCGGGACTTCTGCCTGGAGATCTTGCCCTACTCAGGCTCTATGATGGGCGGCAAGGACTTTGTGGTGCAGCACTTCAAGATGTCCAGCCCCACAGACACCAGTGCGATCTGCAG GTTTAAGGAGAGCATCCAGACCCTCGGCCATGTGGACTCCTCCGGGCAAGTGCACTGTGTGTCACCCTTGCTCTATGAGAGCGGCCGCGTCCCCTTCACCGTCTCACTGGACAACGGCCACTCCTTCCCTCGCGCGGGCACCTGGCTGGCTG TGCACCCCAACAAAGTGTCGATGATGGAAAAGAGCGAGTTGGTGAACGAGACGCGTTGGCAATACTATGGCACCGCCGACACCTCAGGCAACCTCAGCCTGACCTGGCACGTCGAGGCACTGCCCACACAGACTGTCACCATCGAGCTGTGGGGCTATGAGGAGACAG GAATGCCCTACTCACAGGAGTGGACTGCAAAGTGGTCATACTTGTACCCCCTGGCCACAAACATCCCCAACTCTGGCTCTTTCACCTTCACCCCAAAACCTGCTCCTCCCAGCTACCAGAGATGGCGAGTGGGTGCACTTCGGATCATCGACAGCAAAAATTATGCGGGGCAGAA GGACGTGCAGGCGCTCTGGACCAATGACCACGCGCTGGCCTGGCACCTGAGCGATGACTTCCGAGAGGACCCTGTGGCCTGGGCACGCACTCAGTGCCAGGCCTGGGAGGAGCTGGAGGATCAGCTGCCCAGCTTCCTAGAGGAGCTGCCGGACTGCCCCTGCACCCTGACCCAGGCCCGGGCGGACTCCGGCCGCTTCTTC ACGGACTACGGCTGTGACATGGAGCAGGGCAGTGTGTGCACCTACCACCCCGGGGCCGTGCACTGTGTGCGCTCTGTGCAGGCCAG CCCTCGGTACGGCTCGGGTCAGCAGTGCTGCTACACAGCGGACGGGACGCAGCTCCTGACGGCTGACTCCAGCAGCGGCAGCACTCCCGACCGCGGCCATGACTGGGGCGCACCCCCGTTCCGCACGCCACCCCGAGTGCCCGGCATGTCCCACTGGCTCTACGATGTCCTCAGCTTCTATTACTGCTGCCTCTGGGCACCCGACTGCGCCCGCTACATGCAACGGCGGCCCTCCAATGACTGCCGCAACTACCGGCCCCCGCGACTAG cctccgcCTTCGGAGACCCACACTTTGTGACCTTTGACGGCACCAACTTCACATTCAATGGGCGCGGAGAGTACGTGCTGCTAGAGGCAGTGCTGACTGACCTGAGGGTGCAGGCGCGGGCCCAGCCCGGGAGGATGTCCAATG GCACACAGACCCGTGGCACAGGGCTGACTGCAATGGCCGTCCAGGAGGGCAACTCAGACGTGGTGGAGGTCAGGCTGGCCAACGGGACCAGAGGTCTGGAGGTGCTGCTGAACCAGGAGGTGCTGAGCTTCGCGGAGCAGAGCTGGATGGACCTGAAGG GAATGTTCCTGTCGGTGGCTGCCAGGGACACGGTCTCCATCATGCTGGCATCAGGGGCCGGCCTGGAGGTCAGCGTGCAGGGCCCGTTCCTGAGTGTGTCCGTCCTGCTGCCTGAGAAGTTCCTCACCCACACCCACGGCCTCCTTGGAACACTGAACAATGACCCCACCGACGACTTCACCCTGCGCAGCGGGCGCGTCCTGCCCCCGGGCAGCAGTCCCCgggagctgttcctgtttgggGCTGACT GGGCCGTGCACAACGCGTCCTCCCTGCTCACCTACGACTCCTGGTTCCTGGTCCACAACTTCCTGTACCAACCCAAGCATGACCCCACCTTCGAACCCCTCTTCGCCGGTGAGACCACCCTCAACCCCAGCCAGGCACAAGAGGCAGCCAAACTATGTGGCGACGATCATTTCTGCAACTTCGATGTGGCGGCCACTGGGAGCCTGAGCACGGGCAATGCCACTCGGGTGGCCCACCAGCTGCACCAGCATCGCATGCGGAGTCTGCAGCCAG TCGTGTCCTGTGGCTGGCTGGCCCCACCTCCCAATGGACAAAAGGAGGGCAACAGGTACCTGGCGGGTTCCACCATCTACTTCCACTGTGACAACGGCTACAGCCTGGCCGGGGCAGAGACCAGCACCTGCCAGGCTGATGGCACCTGGTCCTCACCCACCCCGGAGTGCCAGCCAG GACGCAGCTACGCGGTGCTGTTGGGCATCATCTTTGGGGGCCTCTCGGTGGTGGCGGCGGTTGCGCTCGTCTATGTGCTGCTGCGACACAGGAAGGGCAACAT GCACATCTGGGGCACACAGCCCTGA
- the SUSD2 gene encoding sushi domain-containing protein 2 isoform X4, whose amino-acid sequence MHPNKVSMMEKSELVNETRWQYYGTADTSGNLSLTWHVEALPTQTVTIELWGYEETGMPYSQEWTAKWSYLYPLATNIPNSGSFTFTPKPAPPSYQRWRVGALRIIDSKNYAGQKDVQALWTNDHALAWHLSDDFREDPVAWARTQCQAWEELEDQLPSFLEELPDCPCTLTQARADSGRFFTDYGCDMEQGSVCTYHPGAVHCVRSVQASPRYGSGQQCCYTADGTQLLTADSSSGSTPDRGHDWGAPPFRTPPRVPGMSHWLYDVLSFYYCCLWAPDCARYMQRRPSNDCRNYRPPRLASAFGDPHFVTFDGTNFTFNGRGEYVLLEAVLTDLRVQARAQPGRMSNGTQTRGTGLTAMAVQEGNSDVVEVRLANGTRGLEVLLNQEVLSFAEQSWMDLKGMFLSVAARDTVSIMLASGAGLEVSVQGPFLSVSVLLPEKFLTHTHGLLGTLNNDPTDDFTLRSGRVLPPGSSPRELFLFGADWAVHNASSLLTYDSWFLVHNFLYQPKHDPTFEPLFAGETTLNPSQAQEAAKLCGDDHFCNFDVAATGSLSTGNATRVAHQLHQHRMRSLQPVVSCGWLAPPPNGQKEGNRYLAGSTIYFHCDNGYSLAGAETSTCQADGTWSSPTPECQPGRSYAVLLGIIFGGLSVVAAVALVYVLLRHRKGNMHIWGTQP is encoded by the exons A TGCACCCCAACAAAGTGTCGATGATGGAAAAGAGCGAGTTGGTGAACGAGACGCGTTGGCAATACTATGGCACCGCCGACACCTCAGGCAACCTCAGCCTGACCTGGCACGTCGAGGCACTGCCCACACAGACTGTCACCATCGAGCTGTGGGGCTATGAGGAGACAG GAATGCCCTACTCACAGGAGTGGACTGCAAAGTGGTCATACTTGTACCCCCTGGCCACAAACATCCCCAACTCTGGCTCTTTCACCTTCACCCCAAAACCTGCTCCTCCCAGCTACCAGAGATGGCGAGTGGGTGCACTTCGGATCATCGACAGCAAAAATTATGCGGGGCAGAA GGACGTGCAGGCGCTCTGGACCAATGACCACGCGCTGGCCTGGCACCTGAGCGATGACTTCCGAGAGGACCCTGTGGCCTGGGCACGCACTCAGTGCCAGGCCTGGGAGGAGCTGGAGGATCAGCTGCCCAGCTTCCTAGAGGAGCTGCCGGACTGCCCCTGCACCCTGACCCAGGCCCGGGCGGACTCCGGCCGCTTCTTC ACGGACTACGGCTGTGACATGGAGCAGGGCAGTGTGTGCACCTACCACCCCGGGGCCGTGCACTGTGTGCGCTCTGTGCAGGCCAG CCCTCGGTACGGCTCGGGTCAGCAGTGCTGCTACACAGCGGACGGGACGCAGCTCCTGACGGCTGACTCCAGCAGCGGCAGCACTCCCGACCGCGGCCATGACTGGGGCGCACCCCCGTTCCGCACGCCACCCCGAGTGCCCGGCATGTCCCACTGGCTCTACGATGTCCTCAGCTTCTATTACTGCTGCCTCTGGGCACCCGACTGCGCCCGCTACATGCAACGGCGGCCCTCCAATGACTGCCGCAACTACCGGCCCCCGCGACTAG cctccgcCTTCGGAGACCCACACTTTGTGACCTTTGACGGCACCAACTTCACATTCAATGGGCGCGGAGAGTACGTGCTGCTAGAGGCAGTGCTGACTGACCTGAGGGTGCAGGCGCGGGCCCAGCCCGGGAGGATGTCCAATG GCACACAGACCCGTGGCACAGGGCTGACTGCAATGGCCGTCCAGGAGGGCAACTCAGACGTGGTGGAGGTCAGGCTGGCCAACGGGACCAGAGGTCTGGAGGTGCTGCTGAACCAGGAGGTGCTGAGCTTCGCGGAGCAGAGCTGGATGGACCTGAAGG GAATGTTCCTGTCGGTGGCTGCCAGGGACACGGTCTCCATCATGCTGGCATCAGGGGCCGGCCTGGAGGTCAGCGTGCAGGGCCCGTTCCTGAGTGTGTCCGTCCTGCTGCCTGAGAAGTTCCTCACCCACACCCACGGCCTCCTTGGAACACTGAACAATGACCCCACCGACGACTTCACCCTGCGCAGCGGGCGCGTCCTGCCCCCGGGCAGCAGTCCCCgggagctgttcctgtttgggGCTGACT GGGCCGTGCACAACGCGTCCTCCCTGCTCACCTACGACTCCTGGTTCCTGGTCCACAACTTCCTGTACCAACCCAAGCATGACCCCACCTTCGAACCCCTCTTCGCCGGTGAGACCACCCTCAACCCCAGCCAGGCACAAGAGGCAGCCAAACTATGTGGCGACGATCATTTCTGCAACTTCGATGTGGCGGCCACTGGGAGCCTGAGCACGGGCAATGCCACTCGGGTGGCCCACCAGCTGCACCAGCATCGCATGCGGAGTCTGCAGCCAG TCGTGTCCTGTGGCTGGCTGGCCCCACCTCCCAATGGACAAAAGGAGGGCAACAGGTACCTGGCGGGTTCCACCATCTACTTCCACTGTGACAACGGCTACAGCCTGGCCGGGGCAGAGACCAGCACCTGCCAGGCTGATGGCACCTGGTCCTCACCCACCCCGGAGTGCCAGCCAG GACGCAGCTACGCGGTGCTGTTGGGCATCATCTTTGGGGGCCTCTCGGTGGTGGCGGCGGTTGCGCTCGTCTATGTGCTGCTGCGACACAGGAAGGGCAACAT GCACATCTGGGGCACACAGCCCTGA